A genomic segment from Streptomyces sp. NBC_01233 encodes:
- a CDS encoding molybdopterin-dependent oxidoreductase produces the protein MPRTALRICPLCEATCGLTLTIEGAAVTGARGDRDDVFSKGFICPKGAAFGQLDADPDRLRTPLVRRDGRLQEATWEEAYDAIAAAVPALVREYGPQSVGVVLGNPNVHTMAGALYPPLLLKALATRNLFTASTLDQMPKHVSSGLLFGDPFAIPVPDLDRTDFLLLLGANPVESNGSLCTAPDFPGKLKALRARGGTLIVVDPRRTRTAALADRHLAPRPGSDALLLAALAHTLLAEKLAAPGVLDEWTEGLGELPAALGSFTPEAVAPACDLPADEIRTLARELAAAPTAAVYGRIGSCTVEHGTLASWLVDVLNILTGNLDRPGGALFPLPAAGPRPRPAGPGKGFAVGRWHSRVSGHPEVKSELPTAALAEEIETPGEGRIRALIAVAANPVLSAPDGDRLDRALAGLDFMVSVDPYLNETSRHAHVVLPPPPPSQSAHHDFAFNGFAVRNQVRYTRAAVPLEAGRLDECDIHARLVLAVSGMHGSAGPEAVDELAVQGTLAKETADPCSPLHGQDPARLVGLLTGESGPERRLDLMLRLGPYGDRFGAAAEGELSLERLLAHPHGIDLGPLRPRLPGVLRTRSGRIELLPDPIAAELPRLRAALADRPTTLVLVGRRHLRSNNSWLHNVPALTGGSNRCTLQVHPQDAGRLGLTDGGRARITAEGGSLEVPVEVTDAVRTGVVSLPHGWGHDRAGARLAVASAAPGVNVNQLLNGTRLDRLSGTAVLNGFPVELTPLP, from the coding sequence ATGCCCCGCACCGCCCTGCGCATCTGCCCCCTCTGCGAAGCCACCTGCGGCCTCACCCTGACGATCGAAGGCGCCGCGGTCACCGGCGCCCGCGGTGACCGCGACGACGTGTTCAGCAAGGGCTTCATCTGCCCCAAGGGCGCCGCCTTCGGACAGCTCGACGCCGACCCCGACCGGCTGCGCACTCCCCTCGTCCGTCGCGACGGCCGCCTGCAGGAGGCCACCTGGGAGGAGGCCTACGACGCCATCGCCGCCGCCGTTCCCGCGCTCGTCCGGGAGTACGGGCCCCAGTCGGTCGGCGTGGTCCTCGGCAACCCGAACGTCCACACCATGGCGGGCGCCCTCTACCCGCCGCTGCTCCTCAAGGCCCTGGCCACCCGTAACCTCTTCACCGCCAGCACCCTCGACCAGATGCCCAAGCACGTCTCCAGCGGGCTGCTCTTCGGCGACCCCTTCGCCATTCCGGTGCCCGACCTCGACCGGACCGACTTCCTGCTGCTCCTGGGCGCCAACCCGGTCGAGTCCAACGGCTCCCTGTGCACCGCCCCCGACTTCCCCGGCAAGCTCAAGGCGCTGCGCGCCCGCGGCGGCACCCTGATCGTCGTCGACCCGCGCCGCACCCGTACCGCCGCGCTCGCCGACCGTCACCTCGCGCCGCGCCCCGGCAGTGACGCGCTGCTGCTCGCCGCCCTCGCGCACACGCTGCTCGCCGAGAAGCTCGCCGCCCCCGGCGTCCTCGACGAGTGGACCGAAGGACTCGGGGAACTCCCCGCCGCGCTCGGGAGTTTCACTCCTGAGGCCGTGGCCCCCGCCTGCGACCTCCCGGCCGACGAGATCCGCACCCTCGCCCGCGAGCTCGCGGCCGCGCCCACCGCCGCCGTCTACGGGCGGATCGGCAGCTGCACCGTCGAGCACGGCACGCTGGCCAGCTGGCTGGTCGACGTACTGAACATCCTCACCGGCAACCTCGACCGGCCGGGCGGAGCCCTCTTCCCGCTCCCGGCCGCCGGCCCGCGGCCCCGCCCCGCCGGGCCCGGCAAGGGGTTCGCCGTCGGCCGCTGGCACAGCCGGGTCAGCGGTCACCCCGAGGTCAAGAGCGAACTGCCCACCGCCGCTCTGGCCGAAGAGATCGAGACACCGGGGGAGGGGCGGATCCGCGCCCTGATCGCCGTCGCCGCGAATCCCGTCCTGTCCGCACCCGACGGCGACCGGCTCGACCGGGCGCTGGCCGGCCTCGACTTCATGGTCTCGGTCGACCCGTACCTGAACGAGACCTCACGCCACGCCCACGTCGTCCTGCCCCCGCCGCCGCCCTCGCAGAGCGCACACCACGACTTCGCCTTCAACGGCTTCGCCGTCCGCAACCAGGTGCGCTACACGCGCGCCGCCGTCCCCCTCGAAGCCGGCCGCCTCGACGAGTGCGACATCCACGCGCGCCTCGTCCTGGCCGTCTCCGGCATGCACGGTTCGGCCGGACCGGAGGCCGTCGACGAGCTGGCCGTCCAGGGCACCCTCGCCAAGGAGACCGCCGACCCGTGCTCTCCCCTCCACGGGCAGGACCCGGCGCGCCTCGTCGGCCTCCTCACCGGTGAGAGCGGCCCCGAGCGCCGACTCGACCTGATGCTCCGACTCGGGCCGTACGGAGACCGGTTCGGCGCCGCGGCCGAGGGGGAACTCAGCCTGGAGCGGCTGCTCGCGCACCCGCACGGCATTGACCTGGGCCCGCTGCGGCCCCGGCTCCCGGGCGTGCTGAGGACCCGCAGCGGCAGGATCGAGCTGCTCCCGGACCCGATCGCGGCCGAGCTCCCCAGGCTGCGCGCGGCGCTCGCCGACCGCCCCACCACCCTGGTGCTCGTGGGCCGCCGCCATCTGCGGTCCAACAACAGCTGGTTGCACAACGTTCCGGCCCTCACCGGAGGTTCCAACCGCTGCACCCTGCAGGTCCACCCGCAGGACGCCGGCCGGCTGGGCCTCACCGACGGCGGCCGGGCCCGGATCACCGCCGAGGGCGGGAGCCTGGAGGTGCCGGTGGAGGTCACCGACGCCGTCCGCACCGGCGTGGTGAGCCTCCCGCACGGCTGGGGCCACGACCGTGCGGGCGCCCGGCTCGCGGTGGCCTCCGCCGCGCCCGGTGTCAACGTCAACCAGCTGCTCAATGGCACCCGGCTCGACCGGCTGTCCGGCACGGCGGTGCTCAACGGTTTCCCGGTCGAGCTCACACCCCTGCCCTGA
- a CDS encoding TetR/AcrR family transcriptional regulator, whose product MDPVPPAHSLRRTPVQQRSADRLARILDACAELLDETGYENLSTRAVALRAGVPIGSVYRFFGNKRAVAIALAHRNLDRYADGIADRLADLPATHWRPVVDAVLDEYLAMKRSVPGFALVDFGVPAPPPEGPEADPNHQVAARLTELLSTHLGLTPDAALERAVLVAVEATDALIQLAFRTDPAGDPGIVAETRAMMHAYLARVLD is encoded by the coding sequence ATGGACCCCGTGCCTCCCGCCCACTCACTGCGCCGCACGCCCGTGCAGCAGCGCAGCGCCGACCGGCTCGCCCGGATCCTCGACGCCTGCGCCGAGCTGCTGGACGAGACCGGGTACGAGAACCTCAGCACCCGCGCCGTGGCCCTGCGCGCCGGAGTGCCGATCGGCTCCGTCTACCGCTTCTTCGGCAACAAGCGGGCCGTGGCGATCGCCCTCGCCCACCGCAACCTGGACCGCTACGCCGACGGCATCGCGGACCGGCTCGCCGACCTCCCGGCCACCCACTGGCGGCCGGTCGTGGACGCCGTACTGGACGAGTACCTGGCGATGAAGCGCAGTGTCCCCGGATTCGCGCTCGTCGACTTCGGAGTCCCCGCACCGCCGCCCGAGGGCCCGGAGGCCGACCCCAACCACCAGGTCGCCGCACGCCTGACCGAACTGCTCTCCACACACCTCGGCCTGACCCCCGACGCCGCCCTCGAACGGGCGGTCCTCGTTGCCGTCGAAGCCACCGACGCCCTCATCCAGCTGGCCTTCCGGACCGATCCGGCCGGGGATCCCGGCATCGTCGCCGAGACCCGCGCGATGATGCACGCCTACCTGGCCCGCGTACTGGACTGA